A DNA window from Argiope bruennichi chromosome X2, qqArgBrue1.1, whole genome shotgun sequence contains the following coding sequences:
- the LOC129959901 gene encoding uncharacterized protein LOC129959901 yields MTGALGEVVSTRKLRSGDLLVEVGSRKQAQQIIKLKALASLTVSVSAHTTLNSSKGVITCGELYNDTLDKITAELKPEGVTHVRRITIRRDGQLLPTKHFILTFNRPKLPERVKVGYMRLAVRPYIPNPLRCFQCQRFGHSKSNCRGTLTCARCAVKGHESQQCSAEEKRVNCNGNHTSFSRSCPRWLMEKQILTIKHKENISYSEARRKVNVQTPTPGVTYASVLQKQFCANCSCTNCVKNIDESKPPVKSDSDTEKSVTSAPETGKPEIAQRKRKSNKSLKLKLSKRGVSEKHLSQKIKASSLNNSVALGLANQGIVQKDLSSIFSGVPKSPELIALHPSEEEDEIQMSCDLSTTLTNVPNTSHATFS; encoded by the coding sequence ATGACAGGAGCACTTGGAGAAGTTGTTTCAACTCGAAAACTTCGCTCTGGCGACTTACTTGTAGAAGTCGGTAGCCGCAAGCAAGctcaacaaataattaaattgaaggCATTAGCATCTCTAACCGTTAGTGTAAGCGCTCATACGACACTTAATTCTTCAAAAGGCGTAATAACCTGTGGCGAGCTATATAACGACACCTTGGACAAAATTACAGCAGAATTGAAACCCGAAGGAGTGACGCATGTACGCCGTATAACaattcggcgggatggacaactccttcccacaaaacACTTTATTTTGACATTCAATAGACCTAAATTGCCAGAACGGGTAAAAGTGGGCTATATGAGACTAGCCGTGAGGCCTTACATACCAAATCCTCTCCGGTGCTTTCAGTGCCAACGATTTGGACACTCGAAATCCAACTGCCGAGGGACTCTCACTTGCGCCCGGTGTGCAGTGAAAGGCCACGAAAGTCAGCAGTGTTCCGCTGAAGAAAAACGTGTGAATTGCAATGGCAATCACACTTCATTTTCTAGGTCATGTCCACGTTGGTTGATGGAGAAACAGATTCTAACaattaaacataaagaaaatatctcTTACTCTGAAGCTAGGCGTAAAGTCAATGTCCAGACACCGACACCTGGTGTAACTTATGCTTCTGTTttgcaaaaacaattttgtgCAAATTGCTCTTGCactaattgtgttaaaaatatcgATGAAAGTAAGCCGCCTGTGAAATCAGACTCCGATACTGAAAAGTCTGTAACTAGTGCTCCTGAAACTGGAAAACCTGAAATAGCTCAACGCAAACGGAAATCAAATAAATCACTAAAGCTTAAGCTTTCGAAACGTGGCGTTTCCGAAAAACATCTTTCACAAAAGATAAAAGCATCAAGTTTAAATAACTCTGTCGCTCTGGGACTTGCGAATCAGGGTATAGTCCAAAAGGATCTATCGTCCATTTTCAGTGGCGTGCCCAAAAGTCCCGAACTAATCGCACTTCATCCATCCGAAGAGGAGGATGAAATCCAAATGAGTTGCGATTTATCGACGACTCTAACGAATGTCCCTAATACCTCTCATGCAACGTTTTCTTGA
- the LOC129959902 gene encoding uncharacterized protein LOC129959902 — translation MARPIKGPFSGQHKIRPTSEKQNDTYFIIKRISDTEETFHTVSPFLVQKAISATVGEVTSIRKLRSDDLLVEVNSRQQDQQILKIKAIATIKISVSPHETLNHSKGVITCGELLNVPLEEITFELKNQGVTHVSRINIRRDGQLLGTKHHILTFHSPKLPEFIYAGYIKLPVRPYIPNPLRCFKCQRFGHSQTNCRGTLTCARCAEKGDSKQCTAQEGCENCNGNHTAYSRLYQRWQLEKEITAVKVKEQISYPEARRKVLEKQQLELATLL, via the coding sequence ATGGCTCGTCCTATaaagggtcccttcagtgggcaacataAGATTCGACCAACttctgaaaaacaaaatgatacgtattttattattaaaagaatctcAGACACTGAAGAAACATTCCATACTGTTTCACCTTTCCTCGTTCAGAAGGCTATCAGCGCTACAGTTGGCGAAGTGACGTCTATAAGGAAGCTTCGATCTGATGATTTGCTAGTCGAGGTAAATTCACGACAGCAAGaccagcaaattttaaaaattaaagcaatagcCACAATTAAAATTAGCGTAAGCCCTCACGAAACTTTGAATCATTCCAAAGGAGTAATAACTTGTGGAGAATTGTTGAATGTTCCACTAGAAGAAATAACTTTTGAACTAAAAAACCAGGGAGTAACGCACGTAAGCCGAATCAATATacggcgggatggacaactcctggGAACAAAGCATCATATTCTCACATTTCATTCTCCAAAGTTGCCTGAATTCATTTATGCCGGATACATTAAACTACCCGTTCGTCCCTACATTCCAAATCCTTTGAGGTGCTTTAAGTGCCAGAGATTTGGACACTCTCAAACTAACTGCCGCGGGACGCTCACTTGTGCCCGTTGCGCAGAAAAGGGTGATAGCAAACAATGCACAGCACAAGAGGGGTGTGAAAATTGCAATGGCAACCATACTGCCTATTCCCGGTTATATCAACGCTGGCAACTCGAAAAAGAAATCACTGCAGTAAAAGTTAAAGAACAGATATCTTACCCCGAAGCACGacgaaaagttttagaaaaacaaCAGTTGGAATTAGCCACGCTTCTGTAG